The sequence TCTGGAGAATTTTTACCTAAAGGTTCATTTGTTATAAGAGGTCATAGAAACTATGTTCATAGTGCACAATTAAAAATAGCTATTGGAATTGTAGATTATGAAGGAAAAAGAGTTATGGCTGGACCAGAAGATGCAGTAAAAGCAAAAACTAATAAATATGTTTTAATAAAACCTGGTTTTACTAAAAAAGAAGCTATGGCAAAAAGTATATTATCTAAAATAAATGAAGACAATATTCTTGATTTAGATGATATTGTAAAAGTTCTACCAACGGGCAAATGTGATTATTACTAAAAATAGTTTTAAGAATTTATAATTCTTAAAATAAATTTTTAATATCATCAAATATCTGTTAAAATCTTATTTTTTATAATAATATATATTATTTAAGCTTGAAATTAAATTTAAAGTTTTTAAAAAAATAAAAAAAATTTAATTGTCCTAAATATGAAATAATTTTAAAAATAAAATATCAAAGTAATCTTTCTAATTTTTATAAAATAATAAAATTTTTAAGTAATTTAAATTTCTACTTAAAAATAAGAAGTTATAAATAAATTATTAAAGATTTTAAAATTAATTAAAATAATATTTTAATAAAATAAATTAATAAAATATTATTTAAGAATTACTAATTTTTAAAATAAAGAAATAATTAATCTTCATCATTAAAATCTGGAACCTCATAAGTTTCTCCAGGGTTCATAATAACTACATCAATAGATGGATTTAATTGTTTTACAAAATTAGAGAAAACTACAGGATCTTGTTCAATTGCAGGAAATGTATTATAATGCATTGGAATAACTACTTTTGGTGACATCCAATGAGTTGCTAAAGCACCTTCAAAAGGACCCATTGTAAATTTATCCCCAATAGGTACCATAAGTACATCAGGTTTATAAATTCTACCAATAATATTTTCCATATCACTGTATAATCCAGTATCTCCTGCATGATAAATTTTAGTTCCATCTTCAAAAGTAAATAGGAAACTAGCTGCACTACCACCAGGTATACAATTCTCTTCTACAAAATCAATGTCTGATGAATGTTTAGCATCTAACATAGTAATCCTAATATCACGTACTGAAATTGAACCTCCAATATTCATACTAACTGCTTCAATTCCTTGTTTTTGTAAAAATACAGCAAGTTCAGCATTAGTAACCACAACAGGATTATTAACTTCAGCAAGTTCAAGTAAATCCCCAAAATGATCAGAATGTCCATGAGTTAAACAAATAATATCTGGATTTAATTCTTCAACTGGTGTACTACATACAGGATTATTACTAATAAATGGATCTATAAGAATAGTTGTATCACTAGTAATAATTTCAAATGCAGAATGACCTAACCATTTAATTTCCATAATATTCCTCCATAATATTTTAATTAATATTAATTATGGAAATAAAAAAATAAATATTTTTTTAAAAATTTTAATTTTATTAAATCCATTAAGATTATAATAATTTAAAATAAAAATAAATGAATCTTAAAAAAATATTAAAAATAAGTCTTAAAAAGAGAAGTTCATTTAATAATAAAAAAGATTTATTGAAATTTTCAAATTTAGTATAATATTTATTCATAATTTAAAACTAAATAAAATCTAAAAAACTTAATATAAATACATTCAAATAAAAAAATAAAAGATTAATTATTAAATAAATCTTCTTTAACTGGTTCTGCTATATTCCATGTTGATTCAAACATAGATTTAATATCACTAATAGATTTTTTATCAGAATAAACAGCACCATATTGGAACTCTTTATTAGTTTCATCATCAGATACAATTAAAGCATATGAATCATCAATAACTAAATTGATAGCATCTAAAACAGGCATAGTTCTTATTTCAACATTTTTACCAATTAATGAACTAATGACAAGAGCTGTTGATAAATCAGAAGAATCAAAATCTTCAACAATTATTCTAGTATAAACATTTGATAAATTATCTAAAAATTTATGAGACATATCATTTAATGATTTTGTAATTAATAAAATATTATTAACTGCCATAGCAGATAATTTTTCAGATGCTTCTTGAGTTGAAATTCTTCCTTCAGGACTTATAACATAACTTTTAAGAAGTTTTGGAATTGGAAGAGATTCTGGATTATTAGGATCAATTTTAATTTCATCATCATTAGTTTTATTAGGTTTACTTAAGCTAACTGGTTTTGATTCTATATCATTAACTGTATTATCTAACTCAAATGGTTCACCATAAATTTCAGAATCATCTAAATCAAAATCATTATATACTCCATAATCTTCATCATTATCATTTAAATCATGTTGAACTTCAATAAACTCATCACTATTTGGAACATTATAATTAGATGAATTTTGATTATAAATCATTGCTTCATCATTAGTTTTAACTAATTCTTCATCAATTTCATGAGCTTTTTCTGATTCTGGAATTTTAGAAACATCAAAGCCAGTAGACTGTTTCTTAGCTGGACGACGAGTAACTTTTACAGGTCTTTCATAATTAGGTGTAAATTGATAAGTTTTACTTGTATAATTAGATTTAGTAGGTTTTACTTTTAAAACAGCTTTTGACATTACATCACTTGCATCATTAGTATCTTCATAAAAGTTATCAACTTTATTAGTAAGATGTTCTGGTGCATTTTTTAATGAATCAAAATTAAATTCAGGCATACTTTCAACATTTCTTTTATCGAGATTAAAGTTTATACTGTCAGTAATTCCTTTAGAATTTAATTTATTAAGTTTTGTATTAGATTTTGTTGAATCATTTAAAATTTCTTTAGTATTTTCAATAGATATAACATTAGTTGCTTTAATAATTAAATATAACCCGGCGAGAGCTAAAATTAATCCAATTATTAAGATAAATGATTTTAAATAATAAAATATATTCAATATAAAAATTGCTACACCCATAGCAAGTAATAAAAAACCTGAAAAAACTTTTAATAAATCAGCCACAAACTACACCTACATTAACTGTTTTATAAAACAATAATCTAATTAAAATTAAATTAATAATATTTATAACTTATAAACATTTAAAGTTTATTACTATAATTAAAAAAATAGCTAATTTATTGAAAATTTAATAATTTAATAGATAAATAAAACAACATCATTTAATTTAAAAAATAAAAATTAAATTAAAGTAATAATAAAAAATTAAAAACTTGAAAATTTTTTTAAATACTAAAAAATAAAAATTTTTAGATGAAAATTAAGATTTAAAAGAGATTTAAATTAAAAATAATCAAGATATAATTACCTTTTTATTTATAAAATAGTTTAGGTGATTATAAATGAATAAAATAAAATTTTCAATTAAGAAATTAAATAATGAAGAAAATGGTCAAGGAGCTGCAGAATACATCCTATTATTTGGTGGTGTTATTGTAATTGCAATAGCTGCAATATTAATTTATAAATCATACTTCCAAAATAGTGCAAATAAATTAAATGCAAGTTCTGATATGGACAAACTTAGAGAAAACATTTCTGCATAATTAATAAATTAAATACATCTAAATAGACTTAAAAACATTAAGAATTAATAAAAAATATGTGATTAAATGAATATAAAAAAGGATAAAAATGGACAGATAAGTTCAGAACTGATTTTATTAATAGGCCTAACATTAATATTTGTTTTAATTATTGGAAAATTTATTTTTAAATTAAATAATGATATAAATATTAAATTAAAAAATCTTATTGAAATAGGTAGAAATACAACATTAAATAATTTGTAAATAGATATTCTACTTATTAATAAATTTTAAAATTAAAAATCAATATTAAAATCAGCAAAGAAATATCCATTCCATTTATCCATTAATAGAATCAATAATTTTAAAATAAGTTTAAATCTAATTTTAAAGTACTAATAAATTTTTTATAAAAAATAAAAGATAAACTCTATTAAATTTAATTTTAAAATATTAAATACTGTTTAAATTTTTATAAAAAATAGAAATAAGATCTTTAAATAAAACTATCTTATTAAAATTCTTAAAAATTTTAATAAAGACTCCCTAAAATTAAAAAAAAATAAATTAAATCTTAAAATATAGAAATAATTAAAAAAAGAAATAAAAAGATTGAAAAAACAATCTTAAAATTAAAAATTATTCAACTAATTTTCCAAGAATATCTTTCCATGAAGGAGATTGAATATTATCTAATTTCATACTGTTACGTTTAATAGTGAGTAAATGTTGAGGACAAGCTTTAGCACATGCACCACATAAAACACAATAACTTGGATTAATAGAAGATTCATTATTAATAATCTCAATTGCATTACATGGACATACATCTTGACATGCATGACAAGATTCGCCTTTACATACTAATTCAGGATTCCTTAATACCTCACCAATAAATGGTTTGTTAACTTCAACAGCATCTGCAGGACATACAGACTCACACCATCCACAGTTAACACATTTTTGTTCAATAAAGATTGTACCTGTAATTTTAGGTTTTTCAATTTCTTCTTGATGCATACATGTTGAACAAATTGCTTTAATAGCATTTTGAGGACAAGCCCTTTTACATACTTGACAATATACACATTTATCATCAGAAATTTCTATAGTATCTGGAATTCCAAACTCATTATTTGAGCTAATTTTAATTGCTTCAGCAGGACATAATTCTGCACATACTTTACAATAAATACAATCTTCTTCATTAACATCAATAGTACCAATAAGTAAGTCATTACGATTAGGTAATTCTCTTTTAAAGAATATTGAATCCCTAGGACATGCTTCTACACAGTTTTCACAATATAAACAGTCTTCTTCATTAATTTCTGCACCATTATGCCAAACAGGATAATTTTCAATATTAGAAATAAATTCATCATCGATTTTTAAAGATAAAGCATCAAATGGACAAGCACTTGCACATAATCCACATAATACACAATTTTTTGAATTACAAGAAATATAATCCATTTTTAATAAACCACGTGCAATAGGTACAATAGGACCTAATCTTAATGATTCTGTAGGACAAATATCTGCACAAATTCCACATCCTACACATTTATCATTATCATGAATTAATTCCCTACTTTCAACACCTTCTCTTTTAACAAGTGACATGAAAATACCCCTTAATTCTATGCTTTAGATATAGCTTGATTAGGACAGTTTTGAATACATAAATCGCATTCATCACATTTACTATTATCGACAGATACATCACCATCAACATTAGTAAGAGCACCAGATTCACATAATTTTATACATAAACCTTCACCAGGACAATTTTCAATATGTCCACATTTATCTGCATTTATAATAATTGCCATTAAATCACCATAAAAAATTTTCTTAATAATAAATATAACGAAGTGTATATATAAACATGTCGGTTTTATCCTAAATATAAAATAAATTAATCAAGAAGATTACCTTTTTTATCTATTTCACCATTACGTATTCTCGTAGAAGATATAGGAATATTATCATCTGCCAAAACAAAACTCACAACAACAATATCCAAAGGTTTCATGGATTTTTTCTTACGAATTTCATTAATTTCAATTGCTGTAGGTTCTGTTTCTTCAGTAACAACAATTGCATCAAAATCTTCTTCATAAATACTAGGACCATATTTATCTTCTAATTTACATAAGTGAAAATTATCATAATCCTTAAAAAATTTAGATAAATTCTGCATACGTACTTTACAAGGATCAATATCCCCTTTAAGACCACCGAAACTATCAGAAGTAACCCCTATTTCAACAAAATCCCCTAATTGAAAAGCAGTTTCCAATAATTTTCTATGACCATAATGAAACTTATCAAAGGTTCCACCGACAACAACTTTTTTATATCTTTTATTAATCATAAAATCCTTAAATCAATTATTAAAATTAGTATGTAACTTGCTTTATTTAAATTTTTATATATTTAAAAAAATAATTTATAATTTTAATAAAAAATATAAAATAAAAATTAGATATAAATAAATTAATTATCAATAAAACTCATAAATGCAAAATTCTACTCAATATAATCATAAGAATATAAATAAATTAATTATCAATAAAACCAAAATAAAAAAACTAAGCATCAACACATATTAAAAGCAGATTAAAGTTTAATAAAAAATATTCAAACAAGGGATAAAATGTTATATGAAGAAAACATAGTTAAAAAGAAATTAAAAGACATTAATATTCGTTTTGGATTAATCTATCCAAATGTTTATAAAGTAGCTATGTCTTCATTAGGTTATCAAATATTATATAATTTATTAAATGATATTGATGATACCTATTGTGAAAGAATCATTTATCCTAAAACTAGAAGTATTGAATCTAATAGTCCAATGAAAGACTTTGATATTTTAAGTTTTACAATTCAATTTGAAGAAGATTATTTTAATCTAGTAAAAATGCTTGCAGTTTCAGATATTCCATTATATAGTAAAGATAGAACAGATAAAGATCCTCTAATTATAGCAGGAGGTCCATGTGTTACTGCAAATCCTATGCCCCTTAGTCCATTTATTGATATATTTATAATTGGTGAAGGAGAAGTAGTCTTTAATAAGTTTATAGATATTTATAGAAGTTTAGATAATCCTAAAGAACATCTTGAAGAATTTTTAGATCTTGATGGAATTTATATACCTAAATTCAATAATGAAACAGAAATTGCACTTGTAGAAGATATGGATGAATCTTACCACATAAAATATCCAATAGTAATTAATACAGATAATCCTGATTATAAACCAGTGTTTGGAAATGCTATTTTATTAAATGTTTCAAGAGGATGTTCTAGAGGGTGTAGATTCTGTATGTCTGGATATCTATACAGACCAAAAAGAGAAAGTTCACTTGAAAAATTAATAGAAATCAGTGAAATAGCAAGAAAAAACAGCAATCTTAATAGAGTTGCATTAATTGCTCCTTCTGTAAGTGATTACTCCAATATTAATAAATTAACAAATGAATTAAATAAAAGATCTTTTGAAATATCAACACCATCTATGAGAATTGAAACAATTACAAAAGAATCATTAAAATCATTAAAAGAAAGTGGACAAAAAACGCTTACAATTGCACCAGAATCTATATATAAACTTAGACATTCAATAAATAAAGATATCTCAGATGAAAAAATAGACAAAATATGTAATTTAGCAATAGAAATGGGTTTTAATCTAAAACTATATTTTATTATTGGTTTTCCTAATGAAGATAATGAAGATATTAAAGAACTTGCAGAATATATAAAAAGAATTGATTCTAAAAAAAGAAAAGGAATTTCAATAAAATTTAGTATAAATCCATTAATTCCTAAAGCTCAAACACCATTACAATGGGAAGAATATGATATCAATGATATTAAATCAAAGATACGTTATCTTAAACATGAACTTAAAGGAGTAAATGTAAAATTTGATAGTGCTAAAATTGGTTTAAAACAATATGTATTATCTTGTGGA is a genomic window of Methanobrevibacter wolinii SH containing:
- the fwdF gene encoding tungsten-dependent formylmethanofuran dehydrogenase subunit FwdF, translated to MSLVKREGVESRELIHDNDKCVGCGICADICPTESLRLGPIVPIARGLLKMDYISCNSKNCVLCGLCASACPFDALSLKIDDEFISNIENYPVWHNGAEINEEDCLYCENCVEACPRDSIFFKRELPNRNDLLIGTIDVNEEDCIYCKVCAELCPAEAIKISSNNEFGIPDTIEISDDKCVYCQVCKRACPQNAIKAICSTCMHQEEIEKPKITGTIFIEQKCVNCGWCESVCPADAVEVNKPFIGEVLRNPELVCKGESCHACQDVCPCNAIEIINNESSINPSYCVLCGACAKACPQHLLTIKRNSMKLDNIQSPSWKDILGKLVE
- a CDS encoding metal-dependent hydrolase, with amino-acid sequence MEIKWLGHSAFEIITSDTTILIDPFISNNPVCSTPVEELNPDIICLTHGHSDHFGDLLELAEVNNPVVVTNAELAVFLQKQGIEAVSMNIGGSISVRDIRITMLDAKHSSDIDFVEENCIPGGSAASFLFTFEDGTKIYHAGDTGLYSDMENIIGRIYKPDVLMVPIGDKFTMGPFEGALATHWMSPKVVIPMHYNTFPAIEQDPVVFSNFVKQLNPSIDVVIMNPGETYEVPDFNDED
- a CDS encoding class III signal peptide-containing protein — encoded protein: MNKIKFSIKKLNNEENGQGAAEYILLFGGVIVIAIAAILIYKSYFQNSANKLNASSDMDKLRENISA
- a CDS encoding 4Fe-4S binding protein; this encodes MAIIINADKCGHIENCPGEGLCIKLCESGALTNVDGDVSVDNSKCDECDLCIQNCPNQAISKA
- a CDS encoding phosphopantetheine adenylyltransferase, yielding MINKRYKKVVVGGTFDKFHYGHRKLLETAFQLGDFVEIGVTSDSFGGLKGDIDPCKVRMQNLSKFFKDYDNFHLCKLEDKYGPSIYEEDFDAIVVTEETEPTAIEINEIRKKKSMKPLDIVVVSFVLADDNIPISSTRIRNGEIDKKGNLLD
- a CDS encoding radical SAM protein — protein: MLYEENIVKKKLKDINIRFGLIYPNVYKVAMSSLGYQILYNLLNDIDDTYCERIIYPKTRSIESNSPMKDFDILSFTIQFEEDYFNLVKMLAVSDIPLYSKDRTDKDPLIIAGGPCVTANPMPLSPFIDIFIIGEGEVVFNKFIDIYRSLDNPKEHLEEFLDLDGIYIPKFNNETEIALVEDMDESYHIKYPIVINTDNPDYKPVFGNAILLNVSRGCSRGCRFCMSGYLYRPKRESSLEKLIEISEIARKNSNLNRVALIAPSVSDYSNINKLTNELNKRSFEISTPSMRIETITKESLKSLKESGQKTLTIAPESIYKLRHSINKDISDEKIDKICNLAIEMGFNLKLYFIIGFPNEDNEDIKELAEYIKRIDSKKRKGISIKFSINPLIPKAQTPLQWEEYDINDIKSKIRYLKHELKGVNVKFDSAKIGLKQYVLSCGGENISKLLEYSIQNKINTNTWKKYIPHYDISDELPWSKINLGYNNDFLKEEREKIKNNEITPWCEEYKCYNCKYNCL